From Aristaeella lactis, the proteins below share one genomic window:
- a CDS encoding carbohydrate ABC transporter permease, whose translation MSQSEVRKARYRMGRMERKNTLVAYSFLAPNFIGFAVFTLVPVICAIALSLFEWNGGDISKLKFVGLDNYATIFAAKKVAEKGISYFFNRADLGIALKNTVYYTVVTVPLTIVCALALALLLNKIRGAVFFRTVFFFPYVSSMVAICVCWSFMLMKDGPVNQIIMAMGINFNKGWTADSTMAIWSIILVSVWRNMGYYMVLYLAALQGIPRELMEAATVDGANKWQQFWHVTLPQLKPTTFFVSVMMVISCFKIYDVVAIMTDGGPGRATKMLVTYIYDEAFIKVRYGQASAISMVLLVIVLLVTIIQFGSEKKFSND comes from the coding sequence ATGAGCCAGTCGGAAGTGAGAAAAGCCCGGTACAGGATGGGCAGGATGGAAAGGAAGAATACGCTGGTGGCATATTCTTTCCTGGCGCCCAACTTTATCGGTTTTGCAGTCTTTACGCTGGTGCCGGTGATCTGCGCCATAGCCCTGTCACTGTTTGAGTGGAACGGCGGAGATATCTCCAAACTGAAGTTTGTCGGATTGGACAATTATGCCACGATCTTCGCCGCGAAAAAGGTCGCGGAGAAGGGAATCAGCTACTTCTTCAACCGCGCAGACCTGGGCATCGCACTGAAAAACACGGTGTATTACACCGTGGTCACCGTGCCGCTGACGATTGTCTGCGCACTGGCACTGGCCCTGTTGCTGAATAAGATCAGGGGTGCGGTATTCTTCCGGACGGTTTTCTTCTTTCCCTATGTTTCATCGATGGTGGCAATCTGCGTCTGCTGGTCCTTCATGCTGATGAAGGACGGCCCTGTGAACCAGATCATCATGGCAATGGGGATCAACTTCAACAAAGGATGGACTGCAGACAGCACGATGGCCATCTGGTCCATCATCCTGGTGAGCGTCTGGCGGAACATGGGCTACTATATGGTTCTTTACCTGGCCGCCCTGCAGGGGATTCCGCGGGAGCTGATGGAAGCAGCCACGGTGGACGGCGCAAACAAGTGGCAGCAGTTCTGGCATGTGACGCTGCCGCAGCTGAAGCCCACCACTTTCTTTGTTTCCGTGATGATGGTGATCTCCTGCTTCAAGATTTATGATGTGGTAGCTATCATGACAGACGGCGGACCCGGGAGAGCCACCAAGATGCTGGTCACCTATATCTACGATGAGGCGTTCATCAAAGTCCGTTATGGACAGGCCAGCGCGATCTCCATGGTGCTGCTGGTGATCGTGCTGCTGGTGACGATTATCCAGTTCGGTTCAGAGAAGAAATTCTCAAACGACTGA
- a CDS encoding ABC transporter substrate-binding protein — MKKILSVLLAAMMMLSLLAVPALAEDQVLTVVTWDATTTPYLDAQKTAFEESHPGVTIEYVDVASQDYAVKTTTMLEGGDTSDVFMIKEIDNLINWQAQGFAAPLDTTGYDMSGFVGTEKNYAVDGVQYAIPFRSDFWVLFYNKDLFEAAGVELPTNDMTWDQYAELAKKMTDKDKGIYGTHYHTWLSAVANWAVCDGVNTLADKNYDDLLYFYKLYQDLEDYGACMSFADLKASGLHYSAAFANGNIAMMPMGYWYVSTLIGYNNDGTCNFNWGITAVPHAEGVAAGSSFGNLTGAMINAKSEKKDLAWEYISWLGGEEGAKATASVGARPAWVSEEVAASMSSVAGFPADETSKAALLPAAVAMEWPVAEKVADIKTIVNEEHSMIMAREITPEEGVEEMNERVAELFE, encoded by the coding sequence ATGAAGAAGATCCTGTCTGTGCTGCTGGCTGCGATGATGATGCTTTCACTGCTGGCGGTGCCCGCCCTGGCCGAAGACCAGGTGCTGACCGTGGTGACCTGGGATGCCACCACTACCCCCTATCTGGATGCCCAAAAGACAGCTTTTGAAGAATCCCATCCCGGCGTTACCATTGAGTATGTGGATGTCGCTTCCCAGGACTACGCTGTGAAGACCACCACCATGCTGGAAGGCGGAGACACGAGCGATGTGTTCATGATCAAGGAGATTGACAACCTGATCAACTGGCAGGCCCAGGGCTTCGCGGCCCCGCTGGACACCACCGGCTATGACATGTCCGGATTCGTGGGAACCGAAAAGAACTATGCCGTGGACGGCGTGCAGTATGCCATCCCGTTCCGCAGCGACTTCTGGGTGCTGTTCTACAACAAGGATCTGTTTGAGGCTGCCGGTGTAGAGCTGCCCACCAATGATATGACCTGGGATCAGTATGCTGAGCTGGCCAAGAAGATGACCGACAAGGACAAGGGCATCTACGGAACCCATTATCACACCTGGCTGTCCGCCGTGGCGAACTGGGCGGTGTGCGACGGCGTGAATACGCTTGCCGACAAGAATTATGATGACCTGCTTTACTTCTACAAGCTGTACCAGGATCTGGAAGACTACGGCGCCTGCATGAGCTTTGCTGACCTGAAGGCTTCCGGCCTGCACTACTCCGCTGCTTTCGCCAACGGAAATATTGCCATGATGCCCATGGGCTACTGGTATGTTTCCACGCTGATCGGCTACAACAATGACGGTACCTGCAACTTCAACTGGGGCATCACCGCTGTTCCGCACGCGGAAGGCGTGGCCGCGGGTTCTTCCTTCGGCAACCTGACCGGCGCGATGATCAACGCGAAGTCCGAGAAGAAGGATCTGGCCTGGGAGTACATCTCCTGGCTGGGCGGCGAGGAAGGCGCCAAGGCTACAGCTTCTGTCGGCGCACGTCCCGCCTGGGTTTCCGAAGAAGTGGCTGCCAGCATGTCTTCCGTCGCGGGATTCCCGGCTGACGAAACCAGCAAGGCTGCGCTGCTGCCCGCTGCCGTGGCTATGGAATGGCCGGTGGCTGAGAAAGTCGCTGATATCAAGACGATCGTGAATGAAGAACACAGCATGATCATGGCCCGTGAAATCACCCCCGAAGAGGGCGTTGAAGAGATGAATGAGCGCGTGGCTGAACTGTTCGAATAA